Proteins encoded within one genomic window of Amycolatopsis sp. 2-15:
- a CDS encoding GNAT family N-acetyltransferase, which produces MTSSDSAASGPATTPASAATVRPALVADASGIARVHVGSWQAAYAGLLPADFLAGLSASRREAFWTENLAAPAPRHTVLVAETPDGTIAGFAASSPSRDEDATPDTGELASIYLLPEFWSQGFGRALHTLALTALATDFPTATLWVLAGNTRARTFYERTGWTLDGRTKVESVANGTVTIEEVRYRTSLQG; this is translated from the coding sequence GTGACTTCGTCGGACTCTGCTGCTTCCGGCCCGGCGACCACACCTGCCTCGGCTGCGACCGTCCGCCCGGCCCTCGTCGCGGACGCCTCCGGCATCGCCCGCGTCCACGTCGGCTCCTGGCAGGCCGCCTACGCCGGCCTCCTCCCCGCCGACTTCCTCGCCGGCCTCTCGGCGTCCCGCCGCGAAGCTTTCTGGACGGAGAACCTGGCCGCCCCGGCACCCCGCCACACCGTCCTCGTCGCCGAAACCCCCGACGGCACCATCGCCGGCTTCGCCGCCTCCAGCCCCAGCCGCGACGAGGACGCCACCCCCGACACGGGCGAACTGGCCTCGATCTACCTGCTGCCCGAGTTCTGGAGCCAGGGCTTCGGCCGCGCCCTCCACACCCTCGCCCTCACGGCCCTGGCCACCGACTTCCCCACCGCCACCCTCTGGGTCCTCGCCGGCAACACCCGCGCCCGCACCTTCTACGAACGCACCGGCTGGACCCTCGACGGCCGCACCAAGGTCGAATCCGTCGCGAACGGCACGGTCACCATCGAGGAAGTCCGCTACCGCACCTCTCTTCAAGGCTGA
- a CDS encoding DAK2 domain-containing protein yields MRVLDVAAVAAWSAACVRSLEVLRPAINGINVYPVADSDTGSNLLHTMTGARDALAAAEPSGVAEALTVLAKGAVAAARGNSGVIISQVVRGIADWAADGGDLDGAGLAAALAHADRIATGAVSRPVAGTMLTVLHVVAAAVQEDTRPLAEVAATVAAAAAAALEETPKQLPALAKAGVVDAGGRGLVAVLDALAGVISGTVTQPERELTTTVEAPAAAEPAPYAWEVMYLLDGVEEARLPALRKELSGFGDSVTVAGDGSGSHAVHVHCADIGAAIEAGLELGRPRRIRVEPLLTPMPIEPGGGLDRSVVAVVHGGGLAELLRAEGVAVLAVPDGGKPGVEDMIGLFNEAAGRHVTVLPGGLDLTAAADAAAGHAMAGDREVVVIPCTSPVQVLAALAVHDEGRRVNDDVVAMAEAAAATRRGEVRIAGEESLTWVGRAQSGDVIGLVDDEVVLIEPAPASETNLVAAAMSVLNRMLTLGGELVTVLSGAGAPPGVTAELAEQLRLEHPEVELTSYASGQAGAVLLMGVE; encoded by the coding sequence GTGCGGGTGCTGGACGTGGCAGCGGTGGCGGCCTGGTCGGCGGCGTGCGTGCGCAGCCTGGAGGTGCTGCGCCCGGCGATCAACGGCATCAACGTGTACCCCGTCGCGGACTCCGACACGGGTTCGAACCTGCTGCACACCATGACGGGCGCTCGCGACGCGTTGGCCGCGGCGGAGCCGTCCGGCGTGGCCGAGGCACTGACCGTGCTGGCGAAGGGCGCCGTCGCCGCTGCGCGCGGCAACTCCGGCGTGATCATTTCCCAGGTCGTGCGGGGAATCGCCGACTGGGCGGCCGACGGCGGCGATCTCGACGGCGCCGGGCTCGCGGCCGCGCTGGCCCACGCCGACCGGATCGCCACGGGCGCGGTGAGCCGGCCCGTCGCGGGGACGATGCTGACTGTGTTGCACGTCGTGGCCGCGGCCGTCCAGGAGGACACGCGGCCACTGGCCGAGGTCGCCGCCACCGTCGCCGCGGCAGCCGCGGCCGCGTTGGAGGAGACGCCCAAACAACTGCCGGCCCTCGCGAAAGCGGGGGTCGTCGACGCCGGCGGGCGAGGTCTCGTCGCCGTGCTCGACGCGCTGGCCGGCGTGATCAGCGGCACCGTCACCCAGCCCGAGCGAGAGCTCACGACCACCGTCGAGGCGCCTGCTGCCGCCGAGCCCGCGCCGTACGCGTGGGAGGTCATGTACCTGCTGGACGGCGTCGAGGAGGCGCGGCTGCCGGCGTTGCGCAAGGAGCTGAGCGGCTTCGGCGACAGCGTCACGGTGGCCGGCGACGGTTCGGGCAGCCACGCGGTGCACGTCCACTGCGCCGACATCGGCGCGGCCATCGAGGCCGGACTGGAGCTGGGCCGGCCACGTCGGATCCGCGTCGAGCCGCTGCTCACCCCGATGCCGATCGAGCCCGGCGGCGGGCTGGACCGGTCGGTAGTGGCCGTGGTCCACGGCGGAGGGCTGGCCGAGCTGCTGCGGGCCGAGGGCGTCGCCGTGCTGGCCGTGCCCGACGGCGGGAAACCCGGCGTCGAGGACATGATCGGGCTGTTCAACGAGGCCGCGGGCCGGCACGTGACGGTGCTGCCCGGCGGTCTCGACCTCACGGCCGCGGCCGACGCGGCGGCGGGCCACGCGATGGCCGGCGACCGCGAAGTCGTGGTGATCCCCTGCACTTCGCCGGTGCAGGTGCTGGCCGCGCTCGCGGTGCACGACGAGGGCCGTCGGGTCAACGACGACGTCGTCGCCATGGCCGAGGCCGCCGCGGCGACCAGGCGTGGCGAGGTGCGGATCGCGGGCGAGGAGTCGCTAACCTGGGTGGGCCGGGCCCAGTCCGGCGACGTGATCGGCCTGGTCGACGACGAGGTGGTGCTGATCGAACCGGCGCCTGCTTCGGAGACGAACCTCGTCGCGGCCGCGATGAGCGTGCTCAACCGGATGCTGACACTCGGCGGCGAGCTGGTCACCGTGCTGAGCGGGGCCGGCGCCCCGCCGGGCGTGACCGCGGAGCTCGCCGAGCAGCTGCGGCTGGAGCACCCCGAAGTGGAGTTGACGAGTTATGCCAGTGGCCAGGCCGGAGCCGTGCTGCTGATGGGGGTCGAATAG
- a CDS encoding DUF4288 domain-containing protein — protein sequence MSANAYVAVVLYEATSDSPTYEPLYREDFVLVYAQSEEAAREAVARRVEGETGSHRNEQGELITVRCKRVVDVARALEDDLTRDADLYSRHFRDFAAYRRFEPLMTN from the coding sequence ATGAGTGCCAACGCGTACGTCGCCGTTGTCCTCTACGAGGCAACGAGCGATTCGCCCACGTATGAACCGCTGTACCGCGAAGACTTCGTGCTCGTGTACGCCCAGAGCGAGGAAGCCGCTCGCGAAGCCGTCGCCCGGCGCGTCGAAGGCGAGACGGGCAGCCACCGCAACGAGCAGGGCGAGCTGATCACAGTGCGCTGCAAGCGAGTGGTCGACGTCGCGCGCGCCCTCGAGGACGACCTCACGCGCGACGCCGACCTGTACTCCCGGCACTTCCGCGATTTCGCCGCCTACCGGCGATTCGAACCGCTGATGACGAACTAG
- a CDS encoding pyruvate carboxylase has protein sequence MFRKVLVANRGEIAIRAFRAGYELGAGTVAVFPHEDRNSLHRLKADEAYEIGEPGHPVRAYLSVEEIVKAAKKAGADAVYPGYGFLSENPDLALACEQAGITFVGPSAEILELTGNKARAVKAAREAGVPVLGSSEPSSDVDALVAAADDLGFPVFVKAVAGGGGRGMRRVEDPAMLRESIEAAAREAESAFGDPTVFLEKAVVEPRHIEVQILADGEGNVIHLYERDCSVQRRHQKVVELAPAPNLDPELRDRICADAVRFARQIGYRNAGTVEFLLDRQGNHVFIEMNPRIQVEHTVTEEVTDVDLVQSQLRIASGETLADLGLSQDKIYLRGAALQCRITTEDPANGFRPDTGMISAYRSPGGSGIRLDGGTAFSGTEISAHFDSLLVKLTCRGRDFKTAVGRARRAVAEFRIRGVSTNIPFLQAVLDDPDFREGRVTTSFIEERPHLLTARHSADRGTRLLTYLADQTVNRPHGERPRTLDATAKLPKLPADVTPPDGSKQKLTELGPAGFARWLRQSPMLGVTDTTFRDAHQSLLATRVRTKDLLAVAPVVAATVPQLLSLECWGGATYDVALRFLAEDPWERLEQLRKAVPNICLQMLLRGRNTVGYTPYPTEVTHAFIEEATATGIDIFRIFDALNDVEQMRPAIEAVRETGTAVAEVALCYTSDLSDPNENLYTLDYYLKLAEQIVGAGAHILAIKDMAGLLRAPAAAKLVTALRKEFDLPVHIHTHDTAGGQLATYLAAIQAGADAVDGAVSSMAGTTSQPSLGSIVAATDHSDRTTGLDLQAIGDLEPYWESVRKIYAPFEAGLASPTGRVYHHEIPGGQLSNLRTQAIALGLGDRFEDIEAMYAAADKILGHLVKVTPSSKVVGDLALHLVGAGVSPADFEAEPNKFDIPDSVIGFLRGELGDPPGGWPEPFRTKALEGRSEAKPVAELSEEDRKDLTENRRGALNRLLFPGPTKEFEAHREAYGDTSVLSSKDFFYGLRPGEEYAVDLEPGVRLLIELEAIGEADERGVRTVMSTLNGQLRPIQIRDRSIASEIPATEKAEKGNPKQIAAPFAGVVTLQVAEGDQVAAGATVATIEAMKMEASITASAAGKVGRLAITSVQQVEGGDLLIVLE, from the coding sequence ATGTTCCGCAAGGTGCTGGTGGCCAACCGCGGTGAGATCGCGATCCGAGCGTTCCGCGCAGGCTACGAACTGGGGGCGGGCACGGTTGCCGTGTTCCCGCACGAAGACCGCAACTCGCTCCATCGGCTGAAGGCCGACGAGGCCTACGAGATCGGGGAGCCCGGCCACCCGGTGCGCGCCTATCTCTCCGTCGAGGAGATAGTCAAGGCCGCCAAGAAGGCGGGTGCCGACGCGGTCTACCCGGGTTACGGCTTCCTGTCGGAGAATCCGGACCTGGCGCTCGCCTGTGAGCAGGCGGGGATCACTTTCGTAGGCCCGAGCGCCGAAATCCTCGAGCTCACGGGCAACAAGGCGCGCGCCGTGAAGGCCGCGCGCGAGGCCGGCGTGCCGGTGCTGGGTTCGTCGGAGCCCTCCAGCGACGTCGACGCACTGGTGGCCGCCGCCGACGACCTCGGTTTCCCGGTGTTCGTCAAGGCCGTCGCCGGCGGTGGTGGCCGCGGCATGCGGCGCGTCGAGGACCCGGCGATGCTGCGCGAGTCCATCGAAGCCGCGGCCCGCGAGGCCGAGTCGGCGTTCGGCGACCCGACGGTGTTCCTCGAGAAGGCCGTGGTCGAACCGCGGCACATCGAGGTGCAGATCCTCGCCGACGGCGAGGGCAACGTCATCCACCTCTACGAGCGCGACTGCTCCGTGCAGCGTCGCCACCAGAAGGTGGTCGAGCTCGCGCCCGCGCCGAACCTCGACCCCGAGCTGCGCGACCGCATCTGCGCCGACGCCGTGCGTTTCGCGCGCCAGATCGGCTACCGCAACGCCGGCACCGTCGAGTTCCTGCTCGACCGCCAGGGCAACCACGTGTTCATCGAGATGAACCCGCGGATCCAGGTCGAGCACACGGTGACCGAGGAGGTCACCGACGTCGACCTCGTGCAGTCCCAGCTGCGCATCGCCTCCGGCGAGACGCTGGCCGACCTCGGCCTCTCGCAGGACAAGATCTACCTGCGCGGCGCCGCGTTGCAGTGCCGCATCACCACGGAAGACCCGGCCAACGGCTTCCGCCCCGACACCGGCATGATCAGCGCCTACCGTTCCCCGGGCGGCTCCGGCATCCGGCTCGACGGCGGCACCGCGTTCTCCGGCACGGAGATCAGCGCCCACTTCGACTCGCTGCTCGTGAAGCTCACCTGCCGCGGCCGCGACTTCAAGACCGCCGTGGGCCGCGCCCGTCGCGCCGTCGCGGAGTTCCGCATCCGCGGTGTCTCCACGAACATCCCCTTCCTCCAGGCGGTGCTCGACGACCCGGACTTCCGCGAAGGCCGCGTCACCACGTCGTTCATCGAGGAACGCCCGCACCTGCTCACCGCCCGCCACTCGGCGGACCGCGGCACGCGCCTGCTCACCTACCTGGCCGACCAGACGGTGAACCGCCCCCACGGCGAGCGTCCGCGCACTCTCGACGCGACGGCGAAGCTGCCGAAGCTGCCCGCCGACGTGACACCGCCGGACGGCTCGAAGCAGAAGCTCACCGAGCTGGGCCCGGCCGGCTTCGCCCGCTGGCTGCGGCAGTCGCCGATGCTCGGCGTCACGGACACGACCTTCCGCGACGCCCACCAGTCGCTGCTCGCCACCCGCGTGCGCACGAAGGACCTGCTGGCGGTGGCCCCGGTCGTCGCCGCGACCGTGCCACAGCTGCTGTCCCTTGAATGCTGGGGTGGTGCCACCTACGACGTCGCCCTGCGCTTCCTGGCCGAGGACCCGTGGGAGCGCCTCGAACAGCTGCGCAAGGCCGTGCCCAACATCTGCCTGCAGATGCTGCTGCGCGGCCGCAACACCGTGGGCTACACGCCGTATCCCACCGAAGTGACGCACGCGTTCATCGAGGAAGCGACCGCCACCGGCATCGACATCTTCCGCATCTTCGACGCCCTTAACGACGTCGAGCAGATGCGGCCGGCCATCGAAGCCGTGCGGGAAACCGGCACCGCTGTCGCCGAAGTGGCGCTCTGCTACACCTCCGATCTGTCCGATCCCAACGAAAATCTCTACACGCTCGACTACTACCTCAAGCTGGCCGAGCAGATCGTCGGCGCCGGGGCGCACATCCTGGCCATCAAGGACATGGCGGGCCTGCTCCGCGCACCGGCCGCCGCGAAGCTCGTGACGGCGCTGCGCAAGGAGTTCGACCTCCCCGTGCACATCCACACGCACGACACCGCGGGTGGCCAGCTGGCCACCTACCTCGCCGCCATCCAGGCCGGCGCGGACGCGGTCGACGGCGCCGTCTCGTCCATGGCCGGCACCACCTCGCAGCCCTCGCTCGGCTCGATCGTCGCGGCGACCGACCACTCCGACCGCACGACGGGCCTCGACCTGCAGGCGATCGGCGACCTCGAGCCCTACTGGGAGAGCGTGCGCAAGATCTACGCGCCGTTCGAGGCCGGCCTCGCGTCGCCCACCGGTCGCGTGTACCACCACGAGATCCCGGGCGGCCAGCTCTCCAACCTGCGCACGCAGGCGATCGCGCTGGGCCTCGGTGACCGCTTCGAGGACATCGAGGCCATGTACGCCGCGGCTGACAAGATCCTCGGCCACCTCGTGAAGGTCACGCCTTCGTCCAAGGTGGTCGGCGACCTCGCGCTACACCTCGTGGGGGCCGGCGTCTCACCCGCGGACTTCGAGGCCGAGCCCAACAAGTTCGACATCCCGGACTCCGTGATCGGCTTCCTGCGGGGCGAGCTCGGCGACCCGCCGGGCGGCTGGCCGGAGCCGTTCCGCACCAAGGCTCTGGAGGGCCGTTCGGAGGCCAAGCCCGTGGCGGAACTGTCCGAAGAGGACCGCAAGGACCTCACCGAGAACCGGCGCGGCGCCCTGAACCGGTTGCTCTTCCCCGGCCCGACGAAGGAGTTCGAAGCCCACCGCGAGGCCTACGGCGACACGAGTGTGCTGTCCAGCAAGGACTTCTTCTACGGTTTGCGCCCGGGTGAGGAGTACGCGGTCGACCTGGAGCCCGGCGTCCGGCTGCTCATCGAGCTCGAAGCCATCGGTGAGGCCGACGAGCGCGGTGTGCGCACGGTGATGTCGACGCTCAACGGCCAGCTCCGGCCGATCCAGATCCGCGACCGTTCCATCGCCTCGGAAATCCCCGCGACCGAAAAGGCCGAGAAGGGCAACCCGAAGCAGATCGCTGCGCCCTTCGCCGGTGTGGTGACGCTGCAGGTGGCGGAAGGCGATCAGGTCGCGGCCGGCGCGACCGTGGCGACGATCGAGGCCATGAAGATGGAAGCTTCGATCACCGCGTCGGCGGCGGGCAAGGTCGGGCGGTTGGCGATCACCTCCGTTCAGCAGGTCGAGGGCGGGGACCTCCTCATCGTGCTCGAGTAG
- the recG gene encoding ATP-dependent DNA helicase RecG, translating to MAGLREKLPLLLGAKTAKALSGALDIETVSDLLRHYPRRYAERGELTDIAGLELGEHATVLARIEKISKRRMKSRSGTILDMVITDGKRRLACAFFNQAWREKELAPGKTGLFAGKVTAFRDTLQLANPEYELLDAEREAEAVDNFLAEIIPVYPAAQGMPTWSIAKCVRQVLDVLEVDADPMPADVLKQHGLPGLERALRGIHRPEDWAHLETSRHRLKWDEAMAVQLIFAQRRHSAVSRPAKASPHADGGLLDAFDKRLPFDLTAGQRAIGEEIAADLATEHPMNRLLQGEVGSGKTVVALRAMLQIVDSGRQSAMLAPTEVLAAQHARSLREMLGELGMAGELGAAEKATRVTLLTGSMGAKERKKSLLETVSGEAGIVVGTHALIQDTVQFADLGFVVVDEQHRFGVEQRDALRSRGSDSTSPHVLVMTATPIPRTVAMTVYGDLETSALREMPVGRSPIKTTVVPVAEKPAWLDRAWERVREEVSKGHQAYVVCPRIGDEPPSDKSDKRPPLAVLDVAPELAGGPLKGLRVAALHGRMPADEKDAVMQAFGAGQIDVLVATTVVEVGVNVPNATAMVILDADRFGVSQLHQLRGRVGRGSVPGLCLLVTETLDGTSTRERLAAVESTTDGFELSRLDLELRREGDILGAAQSGKRSGLKLLSLLRDEDVITEARAQSQEIVVRDPTLSSYPGLAQMVSDVVDMERAEYLEKN from the coding sequence ATGGCCGGGTTGCGCGAAAAGCTGCCGCTGCTGCTGGGCGCGAAGACGGCGAAAGCGCTGTCGGGCGCGCTCGACATCGAGACCGTCTCCGACCTGCTGCGCCACTACCCGCGCCGCTACGCCGAGCGCGGTGAGCTCACCGACATCGCCGGCCTGGAGCTGGGCGAACACGCGACCGTGCTGGCGCGGATCGAGAAGATCAGCAAGCGCCGCATGAAGTCGCGCAGCGGCACGATCCTCGACATGGTCATCACCGACGGGAAACGTCGGCTGGCCTGCGCGTTCTTCAACCAGGCGTGGCGTGAGAAGGAACTGGCGCCGGGCAAGACCGGCCTGTTCGCGGGCAAGGTCACCGCGTTCCGCGACACCCTGCAGCTGGCCAACCCGGAGTACGAGCTGCTCGACGCCGAGCGTGAAGCCGAGGCCGTTGACAACTTCCTGGCCGAGATCATCCCCGTGTACCCGGCGGCGCAGGGCATGCCGACGTGGTCGATCGCGAAGTGCGTGCGACAGGTCCTCGACGTGCTGGAGGTCGATGCCGACCCGATGCCCGCCGACGTGCTGAAGCAGCACGGGCTGCCCGGTCTCGAACGGGCATTGCGCGGCATCCACCGGCCCGAGGACTGGGCGCACCTGGAGACCTCGCGCCACCGCCTCAAGTGGGACGAGGCCATGGCCGTGCAGCTGATTTTCGCGCAGCGGCGGCATTCCGCGGTGTCGCGCCCGGCCAAGGCCAGCCCGCACGCCGACGGCGGGCTGCTCGACGCGTTCGACAAGCGCCTGCCGTTCGACCTCACCGCCGGCCAGCGCGCGATCGGCGAGGAGATCGCCGCGGACCTCGCGACCGAGCACCCGATGAACCGGCTGTTGCAGGGCGAGGTGGGTTCCGGCAAGACCGTGGTCGCGCTGCGGGCGATGCTGCAGATCGTCGATTCGGGGCGACAGTCGGCGATGCTCGCGCCCACGGAGGTGCTGGCGGCGCAGCACGCGCGTTCGCTGCGGGAGATGCTCGGCGAGCTCGGCATGGCGGGCGAGCTGGGGGCTGCGGAGAAGGCCACGCGCGTGACGTTGCTCACCGGCTCGATGGGTGCGAAGGAACGCAAGAAGTCGCTGCTGGAGACGGTGAGCGGCGAGGCCGGGATCGTCGTCGGCACGCATGCGCTGATCCAGGACACGGTGCAGTTCGCCGACCTCGGGTTCGTCGTCGTCGACGAGCAGCACCGCTTCGGGGTGGAGCAGCGCGACGCCCTGCGCTCGCGCGGTTCGGACTCCACGTCGCCGCACGTGCTGGTGATGACCGCGACGCCGATCCCGCGCACGGTCGCGATGACCGTGTACGGCGACCTGGAGACGTCCGCGCTGCGCGAGATGCCTGTCGGACGCTCGCCGATCAAGACGACCGTGGTGCCCGTGGCGGAGAAACCCGCGTGGCTCGACCGGGCTTGGGAGCGCGTGCGCGAGGAAGTCTCGAAGGGGCACCAGGCGTACGTCGTGTGTCCGCGCATCGGCGACGAGCCCCCGTCGGACAAGAGCGACAAGCGCCCGCCGCTCGCGGTGCTGGACGTCGCGCCGGAGCTGGCGGGTGGGCCGTTGAAGGGCCTTCGCGTGGCGGCGCTGCACGGCCGCATGCCTGCGGACGAGAAGGACGCTGTGATGCAGGCCTTCGGCGCCGGCCAGATCGACGTCCTCGTGGCGACGACCGTCGTCGAGGTCGGCGTGAACGTCCCCAACGCCACCGCAATGGTCATCCTGGACGCCGACCGCTTCGGCGTGAGCCAGCTGCACCAGCTGCGCGGCCGCGTCGGCCGGGGCAGTGTGCCGGGCCTGTGCTTGCTGGTGACGGAGACGTTGGACGGCACCTCGACTCGCGAACGCCTCGCCGCCGTCGAGTCCACCACCGACGGCTTCGAACTCTCCCGCCTGGACCTCGAACTCCGCCGCGAGGGCGACATCCTCGGCGCGGCCCAGTCCGGGAAACGCTCGGGCCTGAAACTGCTGTCGCTCCTGCGCGACGAAGACGTGATCACCGAGGCGCGCGCCCAGTCCCAGGAAATCGTGGTGCGCGACCCGACGCTCTCTTCGTACCCTGGCTTGGCCCAGATGGTGTCCGATGTGGTGGACATGGAGCGCGCGGAGTACTTGGAGAAGAATTGA
- a CDS encoding TetR/AcrR family transcriptional regulator — MASEMAGTRRPGGRTERTRLAVLQATLDLLAEQGFTNLTVDAVADRSGVHKTTIYRRWESRDGLVAAALRLGTEQPWTAPDTGSLAGDLAETLLELVQYFTEPGLRELPTASVLAAFHSPRAAEALHAFYEDRHGRSAVMVTRAISRGEVPAGTDAAEVVRVASGPIFYRLFISREPVTAADARVAAEAAAAAARAGVFVRDSARGGAESGA, encoded by the coding sequence TTGGCAAGCGAAATGGCCGGAACCCGCCGACCGGGTGGGCGTACGGAGCGGACGCGCCTGGCCGTGCTGCAGGCGACGCTCGACCTGCTCGCGGAGCAGGGCTTCACGAACCTGACGGTGGACGCGGTCGCCGATCGGTCGGGCGTGCACAAGACGACGATCTACCGCCGCTGGGAGTCGAGGGACGGGCTCGTGGCCGCCGCGCTGCGCTTGGGCACCGAACAGCCGTGGACGGCGCCCGACACCGGCTCGCTGGCGGGCGACCTGGCGGAGACGCTGCTGGAACTCGTGCAGTACTTCACCGAGCCCGGACTGCGCGAGCTCCCGACGGCGTCGGTGCTGGCGGCCTTCCACTCCCCGCGCGCGGCGGAGGCGCTGCACGCGTTCTACGAGGACCGGCACGGGCGCTCGGCCGTGATGGTCACGCGGGCGATCTCACGCGGCGAGGTGCCGGCCGGGACCGACGCGGCGGAGGTGGTGCGAGTGGCGAGCGGGCCGATCTTCTACCGGCTGTTCATCTCCCGGGAGCCGGTGACGGCGGCTGACGCCCGGGTGGCGGCGGAGGCAGCCGCGGCGGCGGCGCGGGCGGGGGTGTTCGTGCGGGACTCGGCGCGTGGGGGCGCGGAATCGGGGGCATGA
- a CDS encoding S8 family peptidase — translation MRNRTARGLFSATMAFLLVAAGNSPALAAGGTQVNPPSWALDRIDQRTGLDQKYRYESDAADVTVYVIDSGVDAKHPDFQGRVQPGKDFLTTGADTSDTNGHGTRVAGIVAGRSYGVAKAAQIFPVRVLDKDGGGSTDNIIAGINWVAQNAHQPAVAVLGIGGVANEQLDNAVAGLAAVMPTVVPAGEGGEDDSQISPARVPSALTVAASDVQDQVATFSDFGTPVDLYAPGVDIPAPIAGSSEVGTLSGTSMAAAVVAGAAAVYRSQHPDTAPADVDKALVQAATPDVVKNVPSGTANRLLCTLAPPTS, via the coding sequence ATGCGGAACCGAACGGCTCGTGGTCTTTTTTCGGCGACAATGGCGTTCCTGCTGGTGGCGGCGGGAAACTCGCCCGCGCTCGCGGCCGGCGGCACACAGGTCAACCCCCCGAGCTGGGCGCTCGACCGGATCGACCAGAGGACGGGACTCGACCAGAAGTACCGCTACGAATCCGACGCCGCCGACGTCACCGTCTACGTGATCGACAGCGGCGTCGACGCCAAGCACCCCGACTTCCAGGGTCGCGTCCAGCCGGGCAAGGACTTCCTGACGACCGGCGCCGACACGTCCGACACCAACGGCCACGGCACCCGCGTCGCCGGTATCGTCGCCGGGCGCAGCTACGGCGTCGCCAAGGCCGCGCAGATCTTCCCGGTCCGCGTGCTCGACAAGGACGGCGGCGGCTCCACCGACAACATCATCGCCGGCATCAACTGGGTCGCCCAGAACGCCCACCAGCCGGCCGTCGCCGTTCTCGGCATCGGCGGCGTCGCCAACGAGCAACTGGACAACGCCGTCGCCGGCCTCGCCGCGGTGATGCCGACTGTCGTCCCCGCGGGCGAAGGCGGCGAAGACGACAGCCAGATTTCGCCGGCGAGGGTCCCGTCCGCGCTCACCGTCGCGGCGAGCGACGTGCAGGACCAGGTGGCGACTTTCTCGGACTTCGGGACGCCCGTCGACCTCTACGCGCCGGGCGTCGACATCCCGGCGCCGATCGCGGGCTCGTCGGAAGTCGGCACGTTATCGGGCACGTCGATGGCGGCGGCTGTCGTCGCGGGCGCCGCCGCCGTCTACCGATCCCAGCACCCGGACACCGCGCCGGCCGACGTCGACAAGGCGTTGGTGCAGGCAGCGACCCCGGACGTGGTGAAAAACGTGCCGTCCGGCACAGCCAACCGCCTGCTGTGCACCCTGGCCCCGCCCACGTCCTGA
- a CDS encoding erythromycin esterase family protein: protein MPDLDFRTPFMPEDVSPIADLVGDARIVAIGENNHHIREFGELRNRLLRHLVEERGFTVLGFESGFAEGELVDGWLRGAPGDVAEIGRDGFTFSLGDSPEAHDMLTWLRGHGGIRYAGLDVPSSGGSPVPALKAVQRYLEEVAPDVVSLVEAGLTASEPYASVSSAVAPGRYAAMAAPARDAATAAFAALLAHLESLAPVYSQRRDRDAHAIAEHHALGALRIDMYLRELAAMMAGVAPSMQSSSRDTYMASTVKLLRRLHGEGAKIVVMVHNGHLQRVPFAAAPGMVFPSAGTHLAAEFGDDYFTLGVTAGTGTTSGLTPDEGERLGFRVHTEELPPPADDSVEATLAGSDACLVDLRANRVKGVAGPTSMRHAHLFTQVDVVQAFDGLVYLPTMSVSDHVDKA, encoded by the coding sequence ATGCCAGACCTCGACTTCCGCACCCCGTTCATGCCCGAAGACGTCTCGCCCATCGCCGACCTGGTCGGAGACGCGCGCATCGTCGCGATCGGGGAGAACAACCACCACATCCGCGAGTTCGGCGAGCTGCGCAACCGGCTGCTCCGTCACCTCGTCGAGGAACGCGGCTTCACCGTGCTCGGGTTCGAGTCGGGGTTCGCCGAAGGTGAGCTCGTCGACGGCTGGCTGCGCGGCGCCCCCGGCGACGTCGCCGAAATCGGGCGAGACGGCTTCACCTTCTCCCTCGGCGACTCGCCTGAGGCGCACGACATGCTCACGTGGCTCCGCGGCCACGGCGGCATCCGCTACGCCGGCCTCGACGTCCCGAGCTCCGGCGGCTCACCCGTGCCCGCGCTGAAGGCCGTGCAGCGCTACCTCGAGGAGGTCGCCCCGGACGTCGTCTCGCTCGTCGAGGCCGGCCTCACCGCTTCGGAGCCGTACGCGTCCGTCAGCAGCGCCGTCGCCCCTGGTCGTTACGCGGCGATGGCTGCCCCCGCACGCGACGCCGCAACGGCGGCCTTCGCCGCCCTCCTGGCCCACCTGGAGTCGCTGGCGCCCGTCTACTCGCAGCGGCGCGACCGGGACGCTCACGCCATCGCCGAGCACCACGCCCTCGGCGCCCTGCGCATCGACATGTACCTGCGCGAGCTGGCGGCCATGATGGCCGGGGTCGCGCCGTCGATGCAGAGCTCCTCGCGCGACACATACATGGCGTCGACCGTGAAGCTGCTTCGCCGGCTACACGGCGAAGGCGCGAAGATCGTCGTGATGGTCCACAACGGACACCTCCAGCGCGTCCCCTTCGCCGCGGCGCCCGGCATGGTCTTCCCCTCGGCCGGCACGCACCTGGCCGCCGAGTTCGGCGACGACTACTTCACCCTCGGCGTCACCGCCGGCACCGGGACCACCAGCGGCCTCACCCCGGACGAAGGCGAACGCCTCGGCTTCCGCGTCCACACCGAAGAGCTGCCGCCGCCGGCCGACGACAGCGTCGAAGCCACTCTCGCCGGCTCCGACGCCTGCCTGGTCGACCTGCGTGCCAACCGCGTGAAGGGCGTGGCGGGTCCGACGAGCATGCGCCACGCCCACCTGTTCACCCAAGTCGACGTCGTCCAAGCCTTCGACGGCCTGGTCTACCTGCCGACGATGTCCGTCAGCGACCATGTGGACAAGGCCTAG